CCGGGCCAGGACCAGGGAGAGGAGGCCGTCCCTGGGGTTGGCCCCAGGGGCGATGGGGATGCCGCCGCCGTAGGTGGACCCGTTCATGGCGGCGAGGAGGAGAAGCCGTCCTCGGTGAACCTCCTCCCCGTCCAGGAGGACCCGCCCCTCGGGGAGGCGGAGGTCTTTTAGGACGCCGAAGAGGGCGTAGAGGTAGCGGGGCATGCTGCGAAGGAAGGGCGGGGCGGTAAGGGCCCTTTTGGCCACCAGGGCGTCAAACCCAATCCCCAAGGAGGCCCCGAAGGGCTCTCCGTTGACTAGGCCCAGGTCTACGGCCTCCTCAGGGGCAAAGAGGGCATGTTCCAGCGCCTCTTTCCAAGGAAGCCCCCTCAGCCCCAGCATGCGGGCGAAGTCATTCCCGCTGCCGATGGGGACCACCCCCAGGACCTTCCCCGTGCAGGCCAGGCCCCTCAAGACCTCGTGCACTGTGCCGTCCCCCCCAACGGCCACCACCCGGGCCCCCTCGGGAGCCTGGGAGGCGATCTCGGTGGCATGGCCCGGCCCCTCGGTGAGGAAGGCCCTGGCCCCCCTCTCCCGGGCCGCCTTCAGGATGGCCCCGGAGAGCCGGCCCACCTTGCCCCGACCCGCTGCGGGGTTCACGATGACCCATCTTTCCACCCCCGTATTCTATGGGCATGGGGCTTCTTGCCCACTTTCTCAAGGGGCCCCACCCCAAGACCACCTTGCTCCTCACCCGGGCTGGGCCCGTGGAAAACCCCCACCACCTCCTCTATAGCCACCCGGGCCTGCCCCTGGCCCTAGA
The genomic region above belongs to Thermus sediminis and contains:
- a CDS encoding diacylglycerol/lipid kinase family protein — translated: MERWVIVNPAAGRGKVGRLSGAILKAARERGARAFLTEGPGHATEIASQAPEGARVVAVGGDGTVHEVLRGLACTGKVLGVVPIGSGNDFARMLGLRGLPWKEALEHALFAPEEAVDLGLVNGEPFGASLGIGFDALVAKRALTAPPFLRSMPRYLYALFGVLKDLRLPEGRVLLDGEEVHRGRLLLLAAMNGSTYGGGIPIAPGANPRDGLLSLVLAREFSRPGVVLILPKLLLGRHLGHPQVLALSGREAVVEFAHPVPAHADGELLPESTTYRAELRPLGLKVVARRAGAKGERPAVRPVPA